In Ipomoea triloba cultivar NCNSP0323 chromosome 7, ASM357664v1, a single genomic region encodes these proteins:
- the LOC116024316 gene encoding aspartic proteinase-like, with product DFNSIKAAKAARVQGKCGKGANNKLGDSDTGIVSLKNYLDAQYYGEISIGYPLRNLLLYLTLAVLISGFRHPSATFLLLAIFIQIKVQVKQVLYLYKDSSGTSCSITYGSGSISGFLSQDNVGVGDLVVKDQSLLKLQRNLVLHLYWPNLMGYLGLGSRKSKMLFLSADTRVLCSMGYEVQ from the exons GATTTCAACAGTATTAAAGCAGCCAAAGCAGCTAGAGTGCAAGGAAAATGTGGGAAGGGTGCTAACAACAAGTTGGGTGACTCAGATACAGGCATTGTCTCTTTGAAGAATTACTTGGATGCACAATACTATGGAGAGATCAGTATTGGTTACCCTCTCAGAAATTTACTGTTATATTTGACACTGGCAGTTCTAATCTCTGGGTTCCGTCATCCAAGTGCTACTTTTCT ATTGCTTGCTATTTTCATTCAAATTAAAGTACAAGTCAAGCAAGTCCTCTACCTATACAAAGATAG CTCAGGAACATCTTGCTCAATCACATATGGATCTGGATCTATTTCTGGCTTTCTTAGTCAAGACAATGTTGGAGTTGGTGATCTTGTAGTCAAAGATCAG TCTTTATTGAAACTACAAAGGAACCTAGTCTTACATTTGTATTGGCCTAATTTGATGGGCTACTTGGGCTTGGGTTCCAGGAAATCGAAGATGTTGTTCCTGTCTG CTGATACAAGGGTCCTTTGCTCTATGGGATATGAGGTGCAATAA
- the LOC116024317 gene encoding uncharacterized protein LOC116024317, whose protein sequence is MTSGTVLERVRVRLKYDNCFVVNARGRSGGLALLWNAGVSVEVRGYSNHYIDAVVTREDGGTQWRFTGYYGNPDRQRRRDSWDLLRYSSSLNNLPWVIMGDFNDLLLENEKIGRVPHPGWLLRGFGEVVRESGLSDFAFQGFQYTWEKGRGTDAWVQEKLDRILVSGDWRDMFPGARAWSVEGGCSVHLALFLMTDDGRATQFRRRPRFENVWVRNPECRRVITDVWSRLDGVGIGNRLTECGRVVWNWGRRQTQGNLEEVKVCKATMGRLRGLRDGGSVRAFEDCQKRYLSLFRDESDKWKQRAKEMWYTRGDSNTRFFHNSVNRRRRRNRITCLRDSAGVLVSEECQMGRVMIDYFVELFSAEGGDARPVLECLESRITAEQNEFLLRTVTAEEVKGAVFAMHPDKSPGPDGLSPAFFQTYWEVLGDEAGVIREILREYGSASGQKVNLDKTSIVFGRNVHQEDKEAICETLGVREQQGGANYLGLPGYVGRRKREILGFIRDRVRARIVNWGNRFLSRAGREVLLKTVLQSIPNYAMNVFLLPKGLCCEVERVMNSFWWGCERRERGGIRWSTWGDLCKPKKFGGMGFRRVREMNLAMLGKQG, encoded by the exons ATGACTTCAGGTACTGTGTTAGAGAGAGTGCGAGTGAGGCTGAAATACGACAACTGTTTTGTCGTCAACGCTAGAGGGAGGAGTGGGGGGCTAGCATTACTTTGGAATGCCGGGGTCAGTGTGGAGGTGAGGGGGTATTCCAATCACTATATAGACGCTGTTGTCACCCGTGAAGATGGAGGTACCCAGTGGCGCTTTACTGGCTACTACGGCAACCCTGATCGGCAAAGGCGTCGTGATTCTTGGGATCTCCTTAGGTATTCATCTTCCCTTAATAACTTACCTTGGGTTATAATGGGGGATTTTAATGATTTGTTACtggaaaatgagaaaattgGAAGGGTGCCTCACCCGGGTTGGCTTTTGAGGGGGTTTGGGGAGGTAGTGAGGGAGAGTGGATTGTCTGATTTTGCATTTCAGGGATTTCAATATACTTGGGAAAAGGGTAGAGGGACAGATGCCTGGGTTCAGGAGAAACTGGATAGGATTCTGGTTTCGGGGGATTGGCGTGATATGTTTCCGGGGGCGAGGGCTTGGTCCGTGGAGGGTGGTTGTAGTGTTCATCTGGCGTTATTTTTAATGACGGACGATGGGCGGGCTACCCAATTTCGACGGAGGCCCAGGTTTGAAAATGTCTGGGTGCGTAATCCTGAATGCAGAAGGGTTATAACGGATGTTTGGTCTAGGTTGGATGGGGTGGGTATTGGTAATAGGCTGACAGAATGTGGGCGTGTGGTCTGGAATTGGGGGCGGAGGCAGACTCAGGGAAATTTAGAGGAGGTTAAGGTTTGTAAAGCTACTATGGGTAGACTTAGGGGTTTAAGGGATGGTGGCAGTGTTCGGGCTTTTGAGGACTGCCAGAAGCGATATCTTAGCCTTTTCCGGGATGAAAGTGATAAATGGAAGCAAAGGGCAAAGGAGATGTGGTATACTAGGGGTGATAGTAATACTAGGTTTTTTCATAACTCTGTTAAccggagaaggagaagaaataGGATCACCTGTCTAAGGGATTCGGCGGGGGTGTTAGTGTCGGAGGAATGTCAAATGGGGCGTGTTATGATTGATTATTTTGTTGAGTTGTTTTCGGCGGAGGGAGGTGATGCTCGCCCCGTGTTGGAGTGTTTGGAGAGTCGTATCACTGCTGAACAGAATGAATTTCTGTTGCGGACAGTGACTGCGGAGGAGGTGAAGGGAGCAGTCTTTGCTATGCATCCAGACAAATCGCCCGGACCTGATGGGCTTTCCCCTGCTTTTTTCCAGACTTATTGGGAGGTCTTGGGTGATGAG GCAGGGGTTATTAGGGAGATCTTGAGAGAATATGGGAGTGCGAGTGGCCAAAAGGTTAATCTTGATAAGACTTCTATTGTTTTTGGGAGAAATGTCCACCAGGAGGATAAAGAGGCTATTTGTGAGACCCTTGGGGTTCGTGAACAGCAGGGTGGGGCCAACTATCTGGGGTTACCGGGCTATGTGGGCCGTCGTAAGAGAGAGATTTTGGGGTTTATTCGAGATAGGGTGCGTGCGAGAATTGTGAATTGGGGTAATCGGTTTTTGTCAAGGGCGGGTCGGGAGGTTCTCTTGAAAACTGTACTTCAAAGCATTCCAAATTACGCTATGAATGTATTCCTGCTCCCAAAGGGTCTGTGCTGTGAAGTTGAGCGAGTTATGAATTCTTTTTGGTGGGGATGTGAGAGGAGGGAGCGAGGGGGAATTCGGTGGAGTACTTGGGGTGACTTGTGCAAACCAAAGAAATTTGGGGGTATGGGTTTTCGTAGGGTTAGAGAAATGAATCTCGCAATGCTAGGGAAGCAGGGCTAG